The region GCGCGTCTGAGGCATCGGGCCATCCGCCGCTGAGACCACGAGAATGCCCCCGTCCATCTGGGCCGCTCCCGTGATCATGTTCTTAACATAATCGGCGTGGCCCGGGCAGTCCACGTGGGCGTAGTGGCGTTCCTCAGTCTGATATTCCACGTGGGCAGTCGAAATGGTGATTCCCCGTTCGCGTTCTTCGGGGGCCCCATCGATTTCGTCATAGGCCTTCTTTTCAGCGAAGCCTTTGTCTGCCAGCGTGGTGGTGATGGCAGCCGTCAGCGTGGTCTTGCCGTGGTCGACGTGTCCAATAGTGCCGATGTTGACGTGCGGCTTGTCTCTGTTGAATGCTTCTTTAGCCATTGCTCTGGTGCAGCTGCGTTGGTTTGGTTTTTGGGATAGGAATTTTTTGTCTCTTTCGGGTGATGGAGCTCTTGGCGGGAATTGAACCCGCGACCTCATCCTTACCAAGGATGCGCTCTACCCCTGAGCTACAAGAGCCGCAACGGGCCAGCGACCGTGTGGTGGGCCGGATGGGCTTCGCACGTTTTTGAGGTTTACAACCCGTTGAAATTCAGTGCCTTTGGGCTTTGTCTTCCAAGCGAGTTCCCTCCCCCCGAGAACGAGCGAAGGGGACAGTAGCTAGGTCCCCTATTCTGTCAAAAAAAAAGTCCCCGGATTTTGGCGGGCTTTCGCGCAGGGCTCAAGCACCGTCGTTCGGCGGTTCCACCGGCTGCCGCAAGCGCTCGATGTGCCGCGCTTGGCCCGTCTCTTCCTCGACTTCCACCAGGACCCCACAAAGCAGGACGGGGCCTTTGGCGACTGGAAATCGCGCCGGCAAGGACGTCCGGAAACGATGAAGAACCGGCTCCACTTCCCGGCCCAAAACCGAGGGCATTGGACCGCACATCCCGGCATCGCAGAGAAAGGCCGTCCCTCCTGGGAGAATCTGCTCATCGGCGGTTTGCACATGGGTATGGGTCCCGACCACGGCTGAGACAGAACCATCCAGGGCGTATCCCATCGCGATTTTCTCACTTGTGGCTTCGGCGTGAAAATCCACGAAGAGGATCCGCACTCCTTCCTCTTCCCGGATTCGCCGGATTTCCTGCTCCAAAGCTTGCAGCGGATTCTCCAAAGGCGGGTTCATGAAGGTGCGGCCCTGGGCGTTGAGGACGGCCACCCGACCTTGATCGGTTTCCAAAATGACGCTCCCAGCTCCGGGCGTTCCCGAGGGGTAGTTGAGAGGTCGCAGGACGCGGGGCTCCGTTTCCAAATAGCTGGCCAAGTCGAACTGGTCCCAGACGTGATCGCCCGTGGTGATGACCGCCACCCCCGCTCGCAACAGGTCGATCGCAATCTTGGGAGTGATTCCCCGTCCCCCGGCCGCGTTCTCTCCATTGACGATCACAAAATCGATGGCGCGCTCTCGTCGCAGGATCGGCACTTGCTCGATGACCGCTCGCCGACCTGGCTCCCCCACAATGTCTCCTAAAAACAAAATCCGAACCATCTTTACCAAGCCGTTCGCTCATGATGGCATGCAGGTGGGGGCACGCAAGATGGCTTTTCGGATGACGCTGCCAGGACTTCTCTGCCTCTTTCCACTCGCTCTCCAGGCGGAACCCGTTCCAGCTTTTTCCCCCCATCTGGAGAACCTGGGGCGGCCCCCTTTATGGGAAGAGCTCGACCCTCATCAGCGCCGCCTGACAGCCGCCGAATTCCGCAATCGGCTCCTGGCCATTTATGCTTCCAAAAGTGATGCTTGGACCTCCCGCATCGAAATTTTTGACGAGTACGCTCTCATCCAAACTTCCGGGGCCGATCCCGACGCCCGCTACCGCCTCCACTTCCGCCGAACGGACGAAAACCCAGTCCAAGTGGCCCGTTACTGGACTCCGGCGAGAGATCGGCCACCCCCCTCTCTCCCGGAACAGCTCCTGCAAGGTGTTCACATCGCTCTCGATCCCGGGCACATCGGCGGAGACTACGCCCAGATGGAGGAACGCTGGTTCCAAATAGGCAGTTTGCCCGCCGTGATGGAGGGCGAAATGGCTCTCCGAACGGCCGAAATTTTGCAGGACAAGTTGGTGGCCGAGGGTGCCCGCGTCACGCTGGTCCGCCAGCGAAACCAACCCGTCTCCCCCTACCAGCCCTCCGATTTTTTGGAATATGCCCTTGCTGACCTCGAGGACCGTGGCATTTCGCCCGGGAAGTTTCTTCTGCAAAAGTTTTCCGAACGACTCTTCTACTTGGCCAGCGAGATCCGGGCGCGTGCGGACCTCGTAAATCGCCTCCTCCAGCCAGACTTGGTGGTCTGCTTGCACTACAATGCCGAAGCCTGGGGCAACCCCTCTCAACCGGAGCTGGTCTCCAACAATCACCTCCATGTGCTCGTGAATGGCTGCTTCACTGACGGAGAATTTGCCAAGGACGATCAGCTCTTCGAATTGCTGGATCGACTGCTGGAAAACACCATCGCCGAGGAGCTACCCTTGGCCGACGAAATCGCCCGCTCTCTTCAAAAAGTCACCGGCCTTCCCGCTTACCGCTACCCCGGCTCCAATGCCAAGCGAGTGCTCCCGGCCAATCCCTATGTCTGGGCCCGCAATCTCCTCGCGAGTCGCCTTTACCAGTGCCCGGTCATTTACCTCGAGCCCTACGTCATGAACAGCTGGGCCGTCTATCCGAGGGCGGTCCTGGGGGAGTATTCCGGCACCAAGGTCTTTGGGGGCCAAGCCCGCCAAAACCTCTTCCAAGAGTATGCCGAAGGCGTGAGCCGGGGGATCGTAGCCCACTACCGAAAAGCTCGTCCCCAGGCCAAGGAGGAATAGCCCCGCTTGCAGATCGGCCGCCCGAGCGATGGTTCGGAACAGGCTTTCACCAAGCCCCCGAAGCGGAAGCCAATCTTTCAAGCGCTTTCGCTTCCCTCCTTGCCGCTCGGGCCAGGCTCGGCTTCTTAGTGCATGTCTTCCCGACCTGGTCGTTCTCTCGAAGCCGCTTCCAGGTCCCAAGCGGGAGAGCTTCCCGGAAAGCTCGCTGGAAAGAGCCTCCCTCGCCAGGTGGTGCTTTTGGCGATCTGGCCCCTTTTGGAGCAGCTCCTGACCTTCGTCGTCAACAGCGTGGACATCGTCATGGCGGGCCGCATGGCGGGGAACGAACCAGAAACCATCGCTATCACCGAAGCCCTGGCCGTGGGCGGCTTCGTCACTTGGCTGCTGCTTATCATTCAAGGAGCGGCCGCCATGGGAGCGACGGCCGTGGTCTCCCGCGCCACCGGAGGCCAGGACTTTCTTTTGGCGCGGCGCGCGGCCGGCCAAGCCCTTCTGGTAGGATTCTTGAGCGGGCTC is a window of Verrucomicrobiota bacterium DNA encoding:
- a CDS encoding TIGR00282 family metallophosphoesterase, encoding MVRILFLGDIVGEPGRRAVIEQVPILRRERAIDFVIVNGENAAGGRGITPKIAIDLLRAGVAVITTGDHVWDQFDLASYLETEPRVLRPLNYPSGTPGAGSVILETDQGRVAVLNAQGRTFMNPPLENPLQALEQEIRRIREEEGVRILFVDFHAEATSEKIAMGYALDGSVSAVVGTHTHVQTADEQILPGGTAFLCDAGMCGPMPSVLGREVEPVLHRFRTSLPARFPVAKGPVLLCGVLVEVEEETGQARHIERLRQPVEPPNDGA